The following nucleotide sequence is from Fusarium graminearum PH-1 chromosome 1, whole genome shotgun sequence.
ATTCCTGGCATGGATGAGGACAGTGTCGCAAGTTTCGAGCAGGTGAAGGAGATTGCTCAAGATCACAACAAGGAGGGCGCCGAGGGCGTTCAGGTCATTGATGCCCGACCTCACAACCGATTTACTGGTGAAGCTCCTGAGCCCCGCGAAGGTCTCTCCTCTGGTCACATGCCCGGATCTATCAACATTCCCTTCAGTTCCGTGCTGgatcccaagaccaaggcttTCCTTCCCAAGGATGAACTAAAGAAGCTATTTGCTGAGAAGGGCGTCGACTCGCAACATCCCATCATTTCAAGTTGCGGTACCGGTGTTACAGCTTGCGTTATCGACACCGCTCTGGAGGAGGCTGGCGTTGGATCACCCGAGTCAAGGAAAGTCTACGATGGTAGCTGGACGTAAGTATCTCAGTCAGAAATCTCCTGATATGAATCGTACTAACCGATATGGCAGCGAGTGGGCTCAACGGGTGCAACCTTCAGAAAACCtgatcatcaagacagcacAAGAGTAATGTACCCTGGTGGTTTATCTGGAACAAGTCGGAATACGTGGTAGTTGAGCTGCGATACCCTCATTAATGAAGGCCTGGAGTTGCCAGGCGCGTACGAAGAACATGCATACCCCATTCCCCTCTATGGTTTAAGTCACTCTGTTGCGCAACAACTTGTGTTTTCTGCGATGGAAGTGACAAAATGGCTTCTGTTAGGCGCTCTGTATTCCGCCGCTCTGTATTCCGCCGCTCTGCATAGTTTCCGAGTATAGTGATATACACGAAACGATTGGTTGATGGAATTGTTAATATGTATTACTAGTAGTGTGTAAGATACTTGAAGTGATGTTTATTTCGGACCAGGATCTTAATTGTAGTTGAAGTTTGCCGATCAATCATGACAGGCGGGTTGGCGGGGTGGCTTTTTTGACCGACTGACCGAGACGTAGATCCCTGTTAATTTCGGTGAGCTACAAGGTGAAGAGCCCACCCCACCTTTTCTCaccttgacgagaacaaTTGTTGGCCTAAAGTCTCAGGCAGATCCACAATCATTAGGGCTCGCTAAATTCTCAAGTTTGTGGGCTGGACCCCCGCCAGCGAAAAAGATACCATTGAACgccaaacaccaacactTTGCTCTTGCGCAGCAcccaacttcttcctcccACCCCCCAGCTCAATCAACACAATCAGACACAATGGCTGACCGAGGAACTTCTCGCGGTGGAGGCTTTGCTTCCCGAGGTGGTGACCGTGGCAGAGGTCGCGGACGAGGCCGTGGCCGCGGTAAGTTcttgtggtgatgattttGGGGGTTGTATTCTGATTTTAGAAAATAGGTCGCGGTaagaacgaggagaaggagtggCAGCCCGTCACCAAGCTCGGTCGTCTCGTAAAGGccggcaagatcaacagcaTGGAGGAGATCTACCTGCACTCTCTGCCCATCAAGGAGTACCAGATCGTCGACAACTTCctgcccaagctcaaggatgaggTCATGAAGGTGCGCAGCAACAAAAAAACCCTCCGACTATTTTTGCGATTATCTCCGAAGAACGAAAATCGAACGAGACGCTCAGCGAAGATAAACGAAGACGAGACGGAATAGTTTTGCTAACTTGTGTCTTTTTCCTCGAACTATAGATCAAGCCCGTCCAGAAGCAGACCCGTGCCGGTCAGCGAACCCGATTCAAGGCCATTGTCATCATTGGTGACTCCGAGGGCCACGTCGGTCTCGGTATCAAGACCTCCAAGGAGGTTGCCACCGCTATCCGtgccgccatcatcatcgctaaGCTCAGCGTCATCCCCGTCCGTCGTGGTTACTGGGGTACCAACCTTGGTGCCGTCCACTCTCTGCCCACCAAGGAGAGCGGAAAGTGTGGTTCCGTCACCGTCCGTGTACGTGCAATCCGAGCCAAGATATCCTTAAATTAAAAGGTGTGAAGAAAACTGACAACATATACAGCTCATCCCCGCCCCCCGTGGTACTGGCCTCGTTGCCTCCCCCGCTGTCAAGCGATTCCTCCAGCTCGCCGGTGTCGAGGACGCCTACACATCCTCTGCCGGTTCCACCAAGACCCTCGAGAACACCCTCAAGGCTACTTTCGTTGCCGTCTCCAACACCTACGGTTTCCTCACCCCCAACCTCTGGAAGGAGACCAAGCTCATCCGAAGTCCCCTGGACGAGTTCGCCGATACTCTGCGCGAGGGCAAGCGATACTAGAGCGGGAATGTTTTATGAACTGATGGGAGCTGGAAACTGGTGCCGCGGAGTCACGAATCAATTGTGTTTCATTGCATAGGTTGGCCGGTTAGGACACTTCAGATCGTATAGGCTATGGTGACTGATGGCTTAACGGTCTgaaatgaaaaagaaattTCATCCTTCACGTTGCGTTTTAACGATTTAAATTATTGCTCTCCTATTATCTTTTGCTGTGTGGTGCATGTATGAAGACAATTGAATGCCAAATCGAGAACAAAACTGATAGACCTTTGCTGTAGGCTCAAGAAGAATTGCCCGACCGAGTATAAAACATAATAGTAATCTATTAGAAGAATCCAAAGTAGCGAACTCAATCAGAATTACTCATTCGAGTATTTAGAGATTTTGCCCCATGACGATCCTCTCCAGTGCCATCTATATAATTGTTTTTGACTAAATGAACACGCTGCATGGGAGATCGATTCGCGAATTAGGTTGTGCACTTGTAGATTGAGTTCACAAATGTTCGACAAGACACATACTTTTCATGTAATCATTTCTTTGATTGATGTCCATCTATATAATGATATCTGTAGTTATGCATCGCTGAGAGACGTTATGCGACAGCATCCAGGCCAGATAACTCTGTACAGGAAGGTATTATATATAGTACAAGCAAAACCCAAATCAAATCTCCAAACACCCGATAAATAATGCTTTCAGTCGCTAAGTCATGCATGCCTTAAAgtcttcctcttcgttcGGCTTCGAAAAGTTCTCTCTTCATATCCATCAACATATCCTCCAATCGGTATACTTCGTCACGAGATAGTGCTGCCCCCTGTAGTTGCTTCAGTCCGCCACGCAAGGTCTCCATGATCAACTCCGGCTTGACATCAGCTGAgacttcctcctctgttTCGCCTTGCTCAGCTACTGCGTCTTGGGCCTCTTCCACAGAGCCCTCGCGGTCCTCTGTAGCAGGCTCTTCCGTGGCCGCTGCCTCGTCGACTGACATAACTTCCATAGAGTCTTCGACAAGTGCATCAGGAATTTTGACATCCAGATCCTGACTCTGGGAGGCTGCCATGGACTCTGTCACAAGTTGTGACATCAATTCCTCATCCGTGTCTCCGCCATCCCGCCCATCGTTAGGGCTTGACGTCTGTAGCGCTTGGGACGCAGACGATCGTTTTGGTTTCGTGGTTGGTGACGCCTGGGCCTTTTGATTTCGCAGTTCCTTGGCTTTCAGTCCTGCGTTTCGTCTTGACGAGCGTCGTACGGTTGGTATAGGCGAGTTTGGTTCCTGAGACGGTGGTTGACTGTCCTCGGGCTTTTCTCCTCCTGTCAGGTTGGTAGACCGTCTCCTTTTGCTGCGAGTCTCAACGGAATGATCACTTCgattcctcttcctcttgcttCTTCGGATAGTTGTAGACGGGAGTTCGGAGGTCTCTGAACCTGCATCTACCGGTGTAGAAGGAACAACGTCGACTGGCGAGGGTTGTTTGGTGATCACCTGTTCTTCTCCAAATGAAGTGTTGCCCTGAACTTCTGCCGGAGACACACGCTTCTTATTGTTATTCTTCTTCTGATTCTCGGGAGAAACAGAGACAGGTTCGAACTGTTCGCGGTCATGGTGCGGCCTTGATTCAAACTCCACTACGAACCGCATGAAGCTGCTCTCGTCTCCCTCACTAAGCGCAAAAGAGGATTCATGGCTCTGGCTGGGTGCCTGCTTCTGGGCAACTGTGGGTGTTGCGTTGTTTTTCACACCGATAGGGCTTGTTTGGGCATccacaaactcatcgtcTCCAGATTTTGGTGTTTCTTGAAGGTGCTCTGGCTGTTGGGGGCTTTCCACCTGGCTGTGGACAGGCgatttgttcttgtcttctttcgCCTCTTCCATATTCTGCGTCAGGGGCACGTCCGGTAATTCGCTTTCGTCTTGCATCTCTCCTTGACCTGCAAGACTAGAGGGTATAGTTTCATGCTTCTTTGAAGATCCCGACTTTCTTCCGCGTCGCTTAGAGCGCTTGTTCTTAGCCGATGAGTTGCTCTTCGTCGGGGTTTCTGCTTCTGGTCGAGTTTCTACGGCCTGCAGGTCAGTGGCGGGCGATCCCGGTGGTGACGAAAATTGCCAACTCTCCATCGAGTCTCTAGCTTTCGATCGAGTTTGTATTTCAGATAACAGAGGGTTGCGTCTCGGCTCTGGGGGTGACGAAGGGGGGTCATTGATGCCCTCAATGTGCAGAGCGAGACCCCGTCgaggagttggtgttgaggtaATGAACTCTTCGTATGATGCTTTTCGTTCAGGGGTAGTCTCGAGATTTCTAGGTTTCTGAGCATCGGAATCTTTGGGTTTCTCCTCAGTAGCAGCCTGCGATCTTGGCCGGGGACTGGATCGAATGTCAGAATAGAAGCCTGCATTCTCCTCTTGCCGTTGGCGAACTTCCATCTGTCTCTCAGTGAGATGTTGAGACTCTCCAACTAGTGGTGATGAAACAATTGGAGCAAATTGAATCTGAGAGTCGTCATGGCGGAGACGAGGGGTGGTTGTTCGTttggatgatcttgtcttCACTGACTCAGGAGTAGCATCTCTGCGGCGCTTTCGTGTCAGTGGACCTCTCATGCTCATTGGTGTCATAGACGGTGCTGGTGAAACTGCTTTCTCGACATCTGGTCCGGTAGACTTGGCCGAAGAGAGCGCCACGAAACTCAGGTCATCTTGCGAGTCCACGAACGACTGAACCTGAGCTCCAAAGTCACCAATGGACTCTTCCATGCCAGGGTAGAGAACATCAACGGTCGGACGAAGAGAGGCTATGATTGACTTGAGGCTCTCAGAGCAGTCCAGgctctcctcatccttcaCCAAGGCGTTCCACGTCTCCGCCATCTTGTTCACGATGTGACGATGTTTACTCCTGAAAGCAGCAGAAATCAGTGGCTCGATTGTGTCACGATCCTTCTTTTCCAGTCGGCCAAGCGTCAAAAGTTTAGCGCAGATGTTGTCCCAGAGAGATCGTAGCTATGAGTAATTAGTAGCTGTAAAGTAATGTCACCATGAGACTTACTGGTTCAGAAACAGGAGAGCCACTGCGCAAACGTTTGTGCGCTTTTTCATCCTGAATCCAATGAGAAATCCCTAGTTGGAGCTTCGGTAGAGTTTTGATGCCGTTTTGTGAAAAGGCAGTGGCGGTAAAGGTGTCGAGGGCCTTGAAATATGCAACCATTTTCTCGTCTGCAACCTCAGTCTCATTGTCATAAAAGAATTTCATGCTTTGATTTTGCAGCTGATAAAGATACTGGAAGGGGTCGAATGAGGATGACCGTGATGCAGTTGGAGGTGCACCCCAAAGTCGTCGTCTAGCAGCCTCGACAGCCTGGCGATCACGGGGCAACTTTGCAGCGGCGAATAACGCGATTGCTACTGACAAAGCCGTTCCATTTGATCTGTCAGACCCTTCGAAGAAGTTGTCAGTAACAATCTTTGCCAGTGGctcaacaagaccaagtgCTCGGCCAGCATCTCCACACTCTTGAACAATGTGATTCGATAGAAGGTTGAAAAGGGAGAACCAccgttcttctggaagacCGGGGTGCGAAACAAGTCCTCGTTCCAGGAGGGAGACGATTTCTCGGTATTCGGGTCCGAGTAGTTTGTCGCTGCTAGGCGGGTGGGAGCTAGATGGGACTGTGTTCTGATCCAAAAGAGAGCCGATGTTCTGAGCGGCGAGAATCCAGGGGCCGTAA
It contains:
- a CDS encoding 40S ribosomal protein S2 yields the protein MADRGTSRGGGFASRGGDRGRGRGRGRGRGRGKNEEKEWQPVTKLGRLVKAGKINSMEEIYLHSLPIKEYQIVDNFLPKLKDEVMKIKPVQKQTRAGQRTRFKAIVIIGDSEGHVGLGIKTSKEVATAIRAAIIIAKLSVIPVRRGYWGTNLGAVHSLPTKESGKCGSVTVRLIPAPRGTGLVASPAVKRFLQLAGVEDAYTSSAGSTKTLENTLKATFVAVSNTYGFLTPNLWKETKLIRSPLDEFADTLREGKRY